A DNA window from Mycolicibacter hiberniae contains the following coding sequences:
- a CDS encoding sensor histidine kinase, which yields MSVVSQRPRRGELRIYLGAAPGVGKTYAMLGEAHRRAERGTDVVAAAVQTHGRPKTAELLQGIEIVGEPGGELDLDAVLARHPQVVLVDDLAHTNPPGSRNAKRWQDIEELLDAGITVISTLDVQQLESLSDVAAKITGTPQLDTVPDAVVRKAEQIELIDIAPEALRRRLSHGNVYPPEKVDAALANYFRGETLTALRELALLWLAGQVDAALTRYRADKKITETWEARERIVAAVTGGSESEALVRRASRIASKAGGELLVLHVLGGDGLSGAPAPWVGKMRQLAISLGASLHTVIGDDVPTGLLEFARDVNATQLVIGSSRRSRWARIFDEGVGAAVVQHSGDIDVHIVTTDAARPGLRALSLSPPERRAISWLAAVVVPCLMCAVTVGLLDRYLETGLSALFFVGVLLVALLGGIGPAVLSALLSGVLLNYFLLAPRHDFTVAETDAAVTEVVLLLVAVAVAALVDSAANRSREAGRASREAELMTLFAGSVLRGADLDTLLERVRETYAQRSVSLVRVSNNTATTQVVASVGEDPCTSVDLADTSIDVGDNEFWMLMAGRQLASRDRRVLSVVARQAAGLVRQEELAAEADRADAVMRTDELRRSLLSAVSHDLRTPLAAAKAAVSSLRADDVDFSPADTAELLATVEESIDQLTDLVGNLLDSSRLAAGVVRPELTKVYLEEVVQRALVGIGKRSNTFGRAGVDQVKVDVGATVAMADAGLLERVLANVIDNALRYASDSVVRVTAGRVGDRVLINVADEGRGLPRGGEAYVFDPFQRLGDRDNTSGVGLGLSVARGFTEAMGGTISATETPGGGLTMVIDLAAPGGES from the coding sequence GTGAGTGTCGTGAGCCAGCGCCCCCGGCGCGGTGAACTCCGCATCTACCTGGGGGCTGCGCCCGGGGTCGGGAAGACCTACGCCATGCTGGGCGAAGCCCACCGTCGCGCCGAGCGCGGCACCGATGTGGTGGCCGCCGCGGTGCAGACGCACGGCCGCCCCAAGACCGCCGAGCTGCTGCAGGGCATCGAGATCGTCGGCGAGCCCGGCGGAGAACTCGACCTCGACGCGGTGCTGGCACGCCACCCGCAGGTGGTGCTGGTCGACGACCTCGCCCACACCAACCCGCCCGGCAGCCGCAACGCCAAACGCTGGCAGGACATCGAAGAGCTGCTCGATGCGGGCATCACGGTCATCTCCACCCTCGACGTCCAGCAGCTGGAGAGCTTGAGCGACGTCGCCGCCAAGATCACCGGGACCCCCCAGCTCGACACCGTCCCCGACGCGGTCGTGCGCAAGGCCGAGCAGATCGAACTCATCGATATCGCACCGGAGGCCCTGCGCCGCAGGCTGTCCCACGGCAACGTCTATCCCCCGGAGAAGGTGGACGCGGCGCTGGCCAACTACTTCCGCGGCGAGACCCTGACCGCGTTGCGGGAACTGGCACTGCTGTGGCTGGCCGGGCAGGTCGACGCCGCACTGACCCGGTACCGGGCCGACAAGAAGATCACCGAGACCTGGGAGGCCCGGGAACGCATCGTCGCCGCGGTCACCGGCGGATCCGAATCCGAAGCCCTGGTGCGCCGGGCGTCCCGGATCGCCTCCAAAGCCGGCGGTGAACTGCTGGTGCTGCATGTCCTGGGCGGCGACGGCCTGTCGGGCGCACCGGCCCCGTGGGTGGGCAAAATGCGCCAGCTGGCGATCAGCCTGGGGGCCTCGCTGCACACCGTGATCGGCGACGACGTGCCGACCGGGCTGCTGGAGTTCGCACGCGACGTCAACGCCACCCAGCTGGTGATCGGCAGCTCCCGGCGGTCGCGCTGGGCGCGCATCTTCGACGAGGGCGTCGGTGCGGCAGTGGTGCAGCACTCCGGCGACATCGACGTGCACATCGTCACCACCGACGCCGCCCGGCCGGGTTTGCGGGCGCTGTCGCTCTCGCCGCCGGAACGGCGCGCGATCTCCTGGCTGGCGGCGGTCGTGGTGCCCTGCCTGATGTGCGCGGTCACCGTGGGCCTGCTCGACCGCTACCTCGAGACCGGCCTGAGTGCGCTGTTCTTCGTCGGTGTGCTGCTGGTGGCCCTGCTCGGCGGGATCGGGCCGGCGGTGCTGTCGGCGCTGTTGTCGGGAGTGCTGCTGAACTACTTCCTGCTCGCGCCGCGCCACGACTTCACCGTCGCCGAAACCGACGCCGCGGTCACCGAGGTGGTGCTGCTGTTGGTGGCGGTGGCGGTGGCCGCCCTGGTGGACAGCGCCGCCAACCGGAGCCGGGAGGCCGGCCGGGCCTCACGCGAAGCCGAACTGATGACGCTGTTCGCCGGATCGGTGCTGCGCGGCGCGGACCTGGACACTCTGCTCGAGCGGGTTCGCGAGACCTACGCGCAGCGCTCGGTCAGCCTGGTTCGGGTGTCGAACAACACCGCGACTACCCAGGTGGTGGCCTCGGTTGGCGAAGATCCGTGCACCTCGGTCGATCTCGCGGACACCTCGATCGATGTGGGCGACAACGAATTCTGGATGCTGATGGCCGGGCGGCAGTTGGCCTCGCGTGATCGGCGGGTGCTGTCGGTGGTGGCCCGGCAGGCCGCGGGACTGGTCCGCCAGGAGGAACTGGCCGCCGAGGCGGACCGCGCCGACGCGGTGATGCGCACCGATGAGCTGCGCCGCTCGCTGCTGTCGGCGGTCAGCCATGACCTGCGCACCCCGCTGGCCGCGGCCAAGGCGGCGGTGTCGAGTCTGCGCGCCGACGACGTCGACTTCTCCCCCGCCGACACCGCCGAACTGCTGGCCACCGTCGAGGAATCGATCGACCAGCTCACCGACCTGGTGGGCAACCTGCTGGACTCCTCACGGCTGGCGGCCGGCGTGGTCCGGCCCGAGCTGACCAAGGTCTACCTGGAAGAGGTGGTCCAGCGCGCGTTGGTCGGAATCGGAAAGCGCAGCAACACCTTCGGCCGGGCCGGAGTGGACCAGGTGAAGGTCGATGTCGGTGCGACCGTGGCGATGGCCGACGCCGGCCTGCTGGAACGGGTGCTGGCCAACGTGATCGACAACGCGTTGCGCTACGCCTCCGACAGCGTGGTGCGGGTGACGGCCGGCCGCGTCGGAGACCGGGTGCTGATCAACGTCGCCGATGAGGGCCGCGGCCTACCGCGGGGCGGCGAGGCGTATGTGTTCGATCCGTTCCAGCGCTTGGGCGACCGCGACAACACCAGCGGGGTCGGCCTGGGGCTGTCGGTGGCGCGGGGCTTCACCGAGGCGATGGGCGGCACCATCTCGGCGACGGAGACGCCCGGCGGCGGGTTGACCATGGTGATAGATCTGGCCGCACCGGGGGGAGAGAGCTGA
- a CDS encoding PPE family protein, which yields MDYAALPPEINSARMYTGAGAAPMTAAATAWNALGAELATTAATYESVISTLTEETWRGPAAAAMAAAARPYTAWLTTTAAAAEHAAAQASASAAAYEAAFAMTVPPAVVAANRAQFAALVASNFLGLNTAAIAAVETQYAEMWAQDALAMYGYAASSSLAGVLQPLNSPAPGANPAGLAGQGAAVAQASASSAQDGLSQLVSGLPAAVQTLAGPAAASLPAQGGTDFLSNFIGSTQNIGIWNGLQTYSSALSNAGVWHMFAGIASAIAIAHGPAAEAAGSMVLVDSVGAPTGAASGGAPVLAGLGTAAAAGGLSVPSSWPAAVPATATSIPDNAATLVSHGWTDAEEAGTVNAVGAGIPAAAAAARSGSGSSNPRYGFKPTVMARPVAAG from the coding sequence ATGGACTACGCAGCCCTGCCCCCGGAAATCAACTCCGCGCGCATGTACACCGGCGCCGGCGCCGCGCCGATGACCGCCGCCGCCACGGCCTGGAACGCGCTGGGCGCCGAACTGGCCACCACCGCGGCCACCTACGAGTCGGTGATCTCGACCCTGACCGAGGAGACCTGGCGCGGCCCGGCCGCCGCGGCGATGGCCGCCGCCGCCCGGCCCTACACCGCGTGGCTCACCACCACCGCCGCTGCCGCCGAGCACGCCGCGGCGCAGGCATCGGCGTCGGCCGCCGCCTACGAGGCAGCCTTCGCGATGACGGTGCCGCCGGCGGTGGTGGCCGCCAACCGGGCCCAGTTCGCGGCCCTGGTGGCGTCCAACTTCCTGGGACTCAACACCGCGGCGATCGCGGCGGTGGAGACCCAGTATGCCGAGATGTGGGCGCAGGACGCCCTGGCCATGTACGGCTACGCGGCCTCGTCGTCGCTGGCCGGGGTGCTGCAACCGCTGAACTCCCCGGCGCCCGGCGCCAACCCGGCCGGCCTGGCCGGTCAGGGCGCCGCGGTGGCCCAGGCGTCGGCCAGCAGCGCCCAGGACGGGCTGTCGCAGCTGGTCTCCGGGCTGCCCGCGGCCGTGCAGACCCTGGCCGGCCCGGCCGCCGCGTCACTGCCGGCGCAGGGCGGTACCGACTTCCTGTCCAACTTCATCGGCTCCACCCAGAACATCGGGATCTGGAACGGACTGCAGACCTACAGCTCGGCGTTGAGCAACGCCGGCGTCTGGCACATGTTCGCCGGCATCGCCAGCGCCATCGCCATCGCGCACGGGCCCGCCGCCGAAGCGGCGGGATCGATGGTGCTGGTGGACTCCGTCGGCGCCCCGACCGGGGCGGCTTCCGGCGGCGCACCGGTGCTGGCCGGCCTCGGCACGGCCGCCGCGGCGGGCGGGCTGTCGGTGCCGTCCAGTTGGCCCGCAGCCGTGCCCGCCACGGCGACGTCGATTCCCGACAATGCCGCCACCCTGGTCAGCCACGGCTGGACCGACGCCGAGGAGGCCGGCACGGTCAACGCCGTCGGGGCCGGGATTCCGGCGGCGGCCGCGGCGGCGCGCAGCGGCTCGGGGTCGAGCAACCCGCGCTACGGGTTCAAGCCCACCGTGATGGCACGGCCCGTCGCCGCTGGCTGA
- a CDS encoding PE family protein produces MSFLTTHPEALTAAAGDLQTIAAGLNAQNAAAASPITGLAPAASDEVSALQAAQFSAYGALYQQISAQAAAMQELFIHTLRTSAESYGQTESANSAAATSTAGLGTASSLANAGTGAAADPTYGLGGIASNSAILAAMQASNLASGTSAFTSLGTGFITNPSGVVHHVTGAVDAELVAQTTPAAGQAAPVAAAAGQAAPVNKLSAPPTWAAEAEPAATARPLAAAGPAAEPHGAATLPAGAPVAPAERGRYGFGRPRYGVKPVVMPRKPIV; encoded by the coding sequence ATGTCGTTCCTGACCACCCATCCCGAGGCGTTGACCGCGGCGGCTGGTGACCTGCAAACGATCGCCGCGGGACTCAACGCTCAGAACGCGGCCGCGGCCAGCCCGATCACCGGGCTGGCCCCGGCCGCCTCCGATGAGGTCTCCGCCCTGCAGGCCGCCCAGTTCTCCGCCTACGGCGCGCTGTATCAGCAGATCAGCGCCCAAGCCGCGGCCATGCAGGAACTGTTCATCCACACCCTGCGCACCAGCGCCGAGTCCTACGGACAGACCGAGTCCGCCAACTCCGCGGCGGCCACCTCCACCGCGGGGCTGGGCACCGCGTCCAGCCTGGCGAACGCCGGAACGGGCGCCGCCGCCGACCCGACCTACGGGCTCGGCGGGATCGCCAGCAACTCCGCCATCCTGGCCGCCATGCAGGCCAGCAACCTGGCCTCCGGCACCTCGGCGTTCACCAGCCTGGGCACCGGCTTCATCACCAACCCGTCCGGTGTGGTCCACCACGTCACCGGCGCCGTCGACGCCGAACTGGTCGCCCAGACCACACCGGCCGCCGGCCAGGCCGCCCCGGTCGCGGCGGCCGCCGGCCAGGCCGCCCCGGTCAACAAACTCTCGGCGCCGCCCACCTGGGCCGCCGAAGCCGAACCGGCCGCCACCGCCCGCCCGCTCGCCGCAGCCGGCCCGGCCGCCGAACCGCACGGTGCGGCCACGCTGCCCGCCGGCGCTCCCGTGGCGCCGGCCGAGCGCGGCCGCTACGGGTTCGGCCGCCCGCGCTACGGCGTCAAGCCGGTTGTGATGCCCCGCAAGCCGATCGTCTAG
- a CDS encoding WXG100 family type VII secretion target, with product MSINYQFGDVDAHGALIRAQAAALEAEHQAIVHDVLAAGDFWGGAGSVACQEFVTALGRNFAVIYEQANAHGQKVQTAGNNMAGTDAAVGSSWA from the coding sequence ATGTCCATCAACTACCAGTTCGGTGATGTCGATGCCCACGGCGCGCTGATCCGCGCCCAGGCCGCCGCCCTCGAGGCCGAACACCAGGCGATCGTGCACGACGTGCTGGCCGCCGGGGACTTCTGGGGCGGCGCCGGCTCGGTGGCCTGCCAGGAGTTCGTGACCGCCCTCGGGCGCAACTTCGCGGTCATCTACGAGCAGGCCAACGCCCACGGGCAGAAGGTGCAGACGGCCGGCAACAACATGGCCGGCACCGACGCCGCCGTCGGGTCCAGCTGGGCCTGA
- a CDS encoding WXG100 family type VII secretion target, with the protein MTTRFMTDPHAMRATAARFDAHAQTVEDEARRMWASTTSISGSGWGGLAERTSYDTMGQMQTAFSNIVRMLHDVRDGLLRDANLYEQQEAASQQVLSS; encoded by the coding sequence ATGACCACCCGTTTCATGACCGACCCGCACGCCATGCGCGCGACAGCGGCCCGCTTCGACGCCCACGCGCAGACCGTGGAGGACGAAGCCCGGCGGATGTGGGCGTCGACGACCAGCATTTCCGGCTCCGGCTGGGGCGGTCTGGCCGAACGCACGTCCTACGACACCATGGGCCAGATGCAGACCGCGTTCAGCAACATCGTCAGGATGCTGCACGACGTGCGCGACGGACTGCTCCGCGACGCCAACCTGTACGAACAGCAGGAAGCTGCTTCGCAGCAGGTCCTGAGCAGCTAA
- a CDS encoding PPE family protein: MLEFGALPPEINSAWIYTGPGAAPMLAAATAWQGLAVELGMTAAAYQAVVTALAGGPWTGPSSAAMIAAVTPYVAWLNTTAEMAEQTATQATAAAAAFETAFAMTVPPPLIAANRSLLMMLVATNLLGQNTPAIMATEAQYAQMWAQDAAAMYGYAGSAAAAAQVTPFTEPVTNTSPAGLGGISQLISAVPSALQGFSSPLQSGSSAAEGMLSSLLDPANLGSLASSSGSDLVGVLSSMLGIVSSAGDGTFATPSLAAAPLYAAPALTSAARLATSAGALGTGAAGKSAGVVAGMGRATSVGLLSVPPTWASTGATVGNSTTALAGAALPAAAERGAGALPAGMPIAPLAARTNSSSNDNNYGFRPTVTFHPVAAG; encoded by the coding sequence ATGTTGGAGTTCGGGGCCTTGCCCCCGGAGATCAACTCTGCCTGGATCTACACCGGACCGGGAGCGGCGCCCATGCTGGCCGCCGCCACCGCCTGGCAGGGCTTGGCCGTGGAACTGGGCATGACGGCCGCCGCGTATCAGGCGGTGGTCACCGCTTTGGCCGGCGGGCCGTGGACGGGTCCGTCGTCGGCGGCGATGATCGCCGCGGTCACGCCCTACGTGGCGTGGCTGAACACCACCGCCGAAATGGCCGAGCAGACCGCAACCCAGGCCACCGCGGCCGCAGCGGCATTCGAGACGGCGTTCGCCATGACGGTGCCGCCGCCGCTGATCGCGGCCAACCGCAGCCTTTTGATGATGCTGGTCGCGACCAACCTGCTGGGCCAGAACACCCCGGCGATCATGGCCACCGAGGCGCAGTACGCGCAGATGTGGGCCCAGGACGCCGCGGCCATGTACGGCTACGCGGGCTCGGCGGCCGCGGCGGCGCAGGTGACCCCGTTCACCGAGCCCGTCACGAACACCAGCCCGGCGGGGCTGGGCGGCATCTCCCAGCTGATCTCGGCAGTTCCCTCTGCCCTGCAAGGCTTTTCGTCGCCGTTGCAGTCCGGTTCGTCGGCCGCAGAGGGGATGCTCAGCAGCCTGCTGGACCCGGCCAACCTGGGCTCGCTGGCGAGCTCAAGTGGCTCGGACCTTGTGGGCGTGTTGTCGAGCATGCTGGGCATCGTCAGCAGCGCCGGTGACGGCACCTTTGCGACACCCTCGCTGGCCGCGGCTCCGCTGTATGCCGCCCCCGCCCTGACCAGCGCGGCGCGCCTGGCCACTTCAGCCGGCGCGCTGGGTACCGGCGCCGCGGGCAAGAGCGCCGGCGTGGTGGCCGGCATGGGACGGGCGACTTCGGTCGGCCTGTTGTCGGTCCCCCCGACATGGGCCTCCACCGGCGCGACGGTGGGCAACAGCACCACCGCGCTCGCGGGCGCGGCCCTGCCGGCCGCGGCCGAACGCGGCGCGGGCGCCCTGCCCGCCGGGATGCCCATCGCACCGCTCGCCGCACGCACCAACTCGTCGAGCAACGACAACAACTACGGATTTCGGCCCACCGTCACCTTCCATCCGGTGGCGGCCGGCTGA
- a CDS encoding PE family protein, giving the protein MSFVSAQPAELTAAAGELTGIGSAMAAQNAAAAPATTGVIPAAADPVSALTAAQFAVHAGLYQAVSAQADAVHQMFVTTLMTSAAAYEATEAANAIAAR; this is encoded by the coding sequence ATGTCGTTCGTGAGCGCTCAGCCCGCAGAGCTGACGGCCGCGGCCGGCGAATTGACCGGTATCGGTTCGGCGATGGCCGCCCAGAACGCGGCGGCCGCCCCGGCGACTACCGGTGTGATCCCCGCGGCGGCGGACCCGGTGTCGGCGTTGACCGCCGCCCAGTTCGCCGTGCACGCCGGTTTGTACCAGGCGGTCAGCGCCCAGGCGGATGCGGTTCACCAGATGTTCGTCACCACCTTGATGACCAGCGCTGCCGCGTACGAGGCGACCGAGGCCGCCAACGCGATCGCAGCCCGCTAG
- a CDS encoding alpha/beta hydrolase, which produces MSGLPTLSEVRAASWDHLRASAAAWRNLGRTWESAFTEVHQSSLRPGGTDWTGSGGEAFQDRAYLDLVKIRTPVDTTDTLAGIAERGADAQDGTKSSVLDTVDEIENDNFTVGEDWSVTDRITWYSSAAELEQRELEAEGHRSYLMSKVYKLVLDEDDLSRTLTTASAGLHEFGFGDEGADGGAGGVGVRGPGLPPDDPQQFTQWWTHLSEAQKDAVYDSDHFIGNHPGMPFADKTHYNNERHLPELMANAQSNVDAMQARYDQLARQVYMGDHSPETSSEMAALGPQLQAAKHSLAEYQGVQNAMKAPKDGPSRYLGYLDDKGHAAVSIGNPDKASHNAVLVPGTGDDLTHVGGSMTRAAAMYDAAMVANRDLHTGDISVTTWMAYDRPMSVLEQAPWPSYAQHGAAALDSFENGMRASHIGAPSTDTVIGHSYGTTLVGAAASDGHHLAADNVIAVASPGMLVDHASDLNINPGGTVYAMTDPFDPISPANIFTSHTLGPNPMGADFGAINLFAGSGVGTGPGGLFPSLKSHGSYWDAETPSLANLGAVIGGVQAPYSVGG; this is translated from the coding sequence ATGTCTGGTCTACCGACCCTGTCCGAGGTCCGCGCTGCCAGCTGGGATCACCTGCGGGCCAGCGCAGCCGCCTGGCGAAACCTCGGCCGCACGTGGGAGTCCGCATTCACCGAGGTGCATCAATCCTCCCTGCGCCCCGGCGGGACCGATTGGACCGGTTCAGGTGGCGAAGCCTTCCAGGACCGCGCCTACCTCGACCTGGTGAAAATCCGCACGCCCGTTGATACCACCGACACCCTCGCGGGGATCGCCGAGCGCGGTGCCGATGCCCAGGACGGCACCAAGAGTTCGGTGCTCGACACGGTGGACGAAATCGAGAACGACAACTTCACGGTCGGTGAAGACTGGTCCGTCACCGACCGGATCACCTGGTACAGCTCCGCCGCCGAGCTGGAACAGCGTGAACTGGAAGCCGAGGGCCACCGCAGCTACCTCATGTCCAAGGTCTACAAGCTCGTCCTCGACGAGGATGACCTCTCCCGCACCCTCACCACAGCCAGCGCGGGGTTGCACGAGTTCGGCTTCGGCGACGAGGGCGCCGACGGCGGTGCAGGTGGTGTTGGCGTGCGGGGGCCGGGACTTCCGCCGGATGATCCGCAGCAGTTCACGCAGTGGTGGACTCACTTGTCAGAGGCCCAGAAAGATGCCGTCTACGACAGCGACCACTTCATCGGCAACCACCCGGGGATGCCGTTCGCAGACAAGACCCACTACAACAACGAACGTCATCTGCCCGAGCTGATGGCCAATGCCCAGTCCAACGTCGATGCGATGCAAGCGCGCTACGACCAACTGGCCCGCCAGGTCTACATGGGCGATCACAGCCCGGAGACAAGCAGCGAGATGGCTGCTCTCGGACCGCAATTACAAGCGGCCAAGCACTCGCTGGCGGAGTACCAGGGCGTGCAGAACGCGATGAAGGCGCCGAAAGATGGCCCGTCTCGCTACCTGGGTTACCTCGATGACAAGGGCCACGCCGCGGTGTCGATCGGCAATCCCGACAAGGCCAGCCACAACGCCGTCCTGGTGCCCGGAACTGGCGACGACCTCACCCACGTCGGCGGCAGCATGACCAGGGCAGCGGCGATGTACGACGCGGCGATGGTTGCAAACCGCGACCTCCACACCGGAGATATATCGGTGACGACCTGGATGGCGTATGACCGCCCGATGTCTGTACTGGAACAGGCGCCGTGGCCCAGCTACGCCCAGCACGGGGCCGCTGCCCTCGACTCATTCGAGAACGGGATGCGGGCCTCGCACATCGGGGCACCGTCCACCGACACCGTGATCGGGCACAGCTACGGCACCACACTGGTCGGAGCGGCAGCTAGCGACGGGCACCATCTGGCCGCCGACAATGTCATCGCGGTCGCCAGCCCAGGCATGCTGGTAGACCATGCCAGCGACCTGAACATCAACCCTGGGGGCACGGTGTATGCCATGACTGACCCGTTCGATCCGATCAGCCCCGCCAACATCTTCACTTCCCACACCCTCGGCCCCAACCCGATGGGCGCGGATTTCGGAGCAATCAACCTCTTCGCCGGAAGTGGAGTTGGCACCGGACCGGGCGGACTCTTCCCGAGCCTGAAATCCCACGGCAGCTACTGGGATGCGGAGACTCCGTCGCTGGCCAACCTGGGCGCGGTGATCGGCGGCGTGCAAGCTCCCTACTCGGTAGGAGGCTAG
- a CDS encoding site-specific integrase, with protein MATISKYETSSGATRYRVRYRTPDRRQTDKRGFTTKREAEAFAATVEVSKLKGEYVAPALGKITVGELGPGWLKRQKGVMKPSAFHSVESAWRVHVEPRWARKQIAEIAYSDVQAWIAELATQRKATLVITAYSVLARILDDAVRDRRLAANPARGVKLPTRTRRKNLYLTAAQLHALAGEAGRYGSLVLLLGTAGLRWGEAAALRASDIDFLKRRVVLHENAVAVGSKVHVGTLKSGKSRTVVLPAFVVDELAKTCRGKGRDELLWPSRSGGHLGPPSSHDSWLSGAVDRCITAADKARAEEIKASDDGQAVTPVFPRVTAHALRHTAASLSISAGANVKVVQRMLGHASAAMTLDVYADLFDDDLTAVADKLDESVGKMWARRPAEGE; from the coding sequence ATGGCGACGATCAGTAAGTACGAAACCAGCAGCGGAGCAACACGTTACCGGGTTCGGTACCGGACACCGGACCGTCGCCAGACCGACAAGCGCGGGTTCACCACGAAACGGGAAGCTGAGGCGTTCGCGGCCACCGTCGAGGTCTCCAAGCTCAAGGGCGAGTATGTGGCGCCGGCGCTGGGGAAGATCACCGTGGGCGAGCTGGGGCCGGGATGGTTGAAGCGCCAGAAGGGGGTTATGAAGCCCTCGGCGTTTCATTCGGTCGAGTCGGCGTGGCGGGTGCATGTTGAGCCTCGGTGGGCTAGGAAGCAGATCGCCGAGATCGCCTATTCCGACGTGCAGGCATGGATCGCGGAGCTGGCGACCCAGCGGAAGGCCACGCTGGTGATCACGGCCTACTCGGTGCTGGCGCGGATTCTCGATGACGCGGTGCGGGACCGCCGACTGGCGGCCAATCCGGCCCGCGGGGTGAAGCTGCCGACTCGCACCCGACGCAAGAACTTGTACCTAACAGCTGCCCAGCTGCACGCCCTGGCCGGTGAGGCGGGCCGGTATGGGTCGCTGGTGCTGCTGCTCGGCACGGCGGGGCTGCGGTGGGGTGAGGCGGCGGCCCTGCGGGCGTCGGACATCGATTTTCTGAAGCGGCGGGTGGTGCTGCACGAGAACGCGGTGGCGGTCGGCTCCAAGGTGCATGTGGGCACGCTGAAGTCGGGCAAGAGCCGCACGGTGGTACTGCCGGCGTTCGTGGTCGACGAGCTGGCCAAGACCTGCCGGGGTAAGGGCCGTGACGAGCTGTTGTGGCCGTCCCGGTCGGGTGGGCACCTGGGGCCGCCGTCGTCGCACGATTCGTGGCTGTCGGGGGCGGTGGATCGCTGCATCACCGCGGCAGACAAGGCACGGGCCGAGGAGATCAAGGCCAGCGATGACGGTCAGGCGGTCACGCCGGTGTTCCCGCGGGTCACCGCGCACGCGCTGCGGCACACCGCGGCCAGCCTGTCGATCTCTGCCGGCGCCAACGTGAAGGTGGTTCAGCGGATGTTGGGGCACGCCAGCGCGGCCATGACGTTGGACGTTTACGCGGATCTTTTCGATGACGATCTCACTGCGGTTGCCGACAAGTTAGACGAGAGTGTGGGCAAAATGTGGGCACGGCGGCCAGCCGAAGGCGAGTAG
- a CDS encoding helix-turn-helix domain-containing protein — translation MAETKPGRQLGPTGEAVRANIRSLRDRERISGAELSARLKKIGRPIPPLGIQRIEAGSRRVDTDDLVALAVALGVSPIRLLMPESAEVDDQVVQTGREPESARRGWEWLQGAFVPGDDETPNPAAWPSWRTRDVLRMFHRGEDGDDQ, via the coding sequence ATGGCAGAGACAAAGCCCGGCCGGCAATTAGGCCCCACCGGGGAAGCCGTGCGCGCCAATATCCGATCCTTGCGAGACCGCGAGCGGATCTCGGGAGCCGAGCTATCCGCAAGGCTCAAGAAAATCGGCCGACCGATACCGCCGCTAGGCATCCAACGCATCGAGGCTGGGAGTCGCCGAGTTGATACCGACGACCTGGTGGCACTCGCCGTCGCGCTTGGGGTTTCACCAATCCGATTGCTGATGCCCGAGAGCGCCGAGGTCGACGATCAGGTAGTACAGACCGGCCGAGAACCGGAGTCCGCTCGGCGGGGGTGGGAATGGCTACAGGGAGCGTTCGTGCCCGGCGATGATGAGACGCCAAACCCAGCAGCTTGGCCATCATGGCGCACACGGGACGTACTGCGAATGTTCCACAGGGGCGAAGATGGCGACGATCAGTAA
- a CDS encoding helix-turn-helix transcriptional regulator, with protein sequence MADLPEVMTAKQLAAYLSISEASLAQDRYLRRGVPFTKVGSKRVRYLRADVLGYLAANRTGGDAA encoded by the coding sequence GTGGCTGATTTGCCGGAGGTGATGACGGCCAAGCAGCTGGCCGCATACCTGAGTATCAGCGAGGCGTCGCTGGCCCAGGACCGTTACCTGCGTCGCGGTGTGCCGTTCACGAAAGTGGGAAGTAAGCGGGTCCGGTATCTGCGGGCCGACGTTCTCGGCTACCTGGCGGCCAACCGCACGGGCGGCGATGCCGCGTGA
- a CDS encoding DUF2742 domain-containing protein, which produces MGVESWQVSWWPVHRFLAAVVDQANVGPLPLAGTPSWQALADDDPTKLLALADAGQHAVLQWDIAQTAAADASKAIAAAEDWPAVARCIRRGRGAAYISRRVTA; this is translated from the coding sequence ATGGGCGTGGAATCGTGGCAGGTGAGCTGGTGGCCGGTGCACCGGTTCCTCGCCGCAGTGGTCGACCAGGCGAACGTCGGGCCGTTGCCGCTGGCCGGCACCCCGAGCTGGCAGGCACTGGCCGACGACGACCCGACCAAGCTGTTGGCCCTCGCTGATGCTGGCCAGCACGCAGTCCTGCAATGGGACATCGCCCAGACCGCCGCCGCTGACGCCTCGAAAGCCATTGCCGCCGCCGAAGATTGGCCCGCCGTAGCCCGATGCATACGACGCGGCCGTGGTGCCGCCTACATCTCACGGAGGGTAACGGCGTGA